Below is a window of Runella sp. SP2 DNA.
TCATCCAAGCCACCAATGGCCTGAAAACCAAACTGCTCTGGCTCTTGAATCCTATCAAAATGTTACAGATTTACCATTTCCACAAATTGCACCTAGCCTCACTTCTGATCAATTAGACGAGCTTGTTGGTAACTATTTTCAAAAAGTTATAGAACTTCACCCAAATGCCGTTCACATTATGGGTGAAATGACTTTTACCTTTCGTTTGGTACAAAAGTTAAAGACTTTTGGCATCTCCTGTATCGCCAGTACAACGGAACGGGTAACTGAGCAAATCGGCGAAATGAAAACCTCCAAATTTCAATTCGTACAATTCAGAGAATACTAATCCAACTCATACCATCCACGCATCCCTTCTACAACTTCTCGGATTTTAGAACGGAGTGTTTTCGGAGTCATAACCTCGCAGTCAGCGCCGAGTTCGAGAATTTTACTTTCTAACTCCTTATTGATGATG
It encodes the following:
- a CDS encoding CRISPR-associated protein — protein: MLLNLTNHPSHQWPENQTALALESYQNVTDLPFPQIAPSLTSDQLDELVGNYFQKVIELHPNAVHIMGEMTFTFRLVQKLKTFGISCIASTTERVTEQIGEMKTSKFQFVQFREY